The following is a genomic window from Gadus morhua chromosome 23, gadMor3.0, whole genome shotgun sequence.
ATATAGTCAATGTATAAGTAGTCAAGGTTTTCAGTAAACGCATCCTGAACTATTTAGTGAAGAAAGATTACAAAGTAATTAATGAGTTGCAGTTGAGTGCATCTAAACCATATGCTGGATTACGAAGCACTTAACGAGACAATCAAAAGGCTCTTTGTTGGTCTTTCTACCCACAGCTTTCACATggtctatataaatatatgtttgcATTATTTCACCATGAGAGGGGCCAAAGAGCTGCTCGTTTTTCTTCCTTGAGTTCTTTTGAGTTGTCAACACATttccaaaacaaacaagcagaaCCAAAACCAGTGATGTGGCAAGCTTTATTCTCTAGGGGGTTCAAGCGTCTTTGCTCGGAGTGTCCGTTGTGTTTCCACCGTTGCCCGCTCGGTTCAACCAGTGTAATGGGGGCGTTtagcagaacccaagtgcacataTAGACGACTGGCGCAGGATAAGTACAAGGCTTTATTTGGGGACAGGATCGACAGGCAGAGGGTAGTCGGCAGGCAGAGGTCGGCAACGGGAAGGCAGATGGACAGACCAGGAATAGGGAACGGGTAAGCAGACAAACCGACAGGGACTCGACGGCAGGCgggatagtcagacaggcagaggtCGGGGGCAGGCTGGTGGATCAAGAGCCGGGGACAGAAGAGCAAAAAGACCAGCAGGGGCTGGGCGGCAGGCaggatagtcagacaggcagggatcggCAACGGGAGGCAGACAGGTGGATCAGGAGCCGgggacagaggagcagacagaccgtCAGGGGTTGGGCGGCGGGGAAGGGTCCTATAAACCTGGGGGCCAGCTTGCGACTCTCCAGCTTAAGGGGAAGGTCTCGGGTGGAGAGCCAGACCTTCTGGCCAGGCCAGTATGCAGGGGCCGGGCGAATGGCGCTTGTGGGCGGCGGCAGCGTGGCGACCTGCGGCCCTAGAGAGAGCAGTGCGAGCCCGGGTCCAGGTGCGTTGACGACGCCGGATCAGGGCTTGGGCCGAGGGGCAGGAAGACTCCTTCCCCAGGTCGGGGAACAGCGGTGGTTGGTACCCGTAGGCCcactgaaagggagagagaccggtGGCCTGAAGTGGTGGGGCTCCCTGGGGTGCGCTGTCTTGGGGACAGGGACCACACAGGAAGTCCTCCACAGGATTGGGACTCACCCCAGACCCAGGCCGATGTTAACAATGTGCTGAAAGACCCCACAGAGGTCATCAGCACAGTCCCCAAGCAGTCTGGGGCTAATCCCGTCAGGACCCGTAGCCTTCCTCACCTTCATCCTCCTAAGCACATCTCTCACCTGTTCTGCAGTTCTGGGTAGGCTGGGGAGACACACCCGAgtgagtgggggaggggttatGTGAAGTGAAGAactggaggtggagatggacaAGGGGGGGTGGAGTTACTCCACTCTGTTAACCCCGGAGTGGGGCAGGCTGGTGGTGTAGACTGGTGGTGCCGATTGGACTGGGCTCTCTGGTGTGCGGGGTCTTGAGTGGTAGCGGGGGCCTCCGAATCAAATCGGTTAAAAAATTAGATGTAACTTATTTGCCCACTCCCTGTCCCCGTCTTCAGGTCCACTCCCTCCTACTTTGCTGTGGCCTGAGATAGTTTTCAAACCCCTCCAGACCTCCCTGACATTGTTACCCTGAAGGTGCTGCTCCAATGTCCTCCTGTAGTCGTCCTGTCCCCTTCTTAGTTCCCTCTTCACATCCTTTTGCGCTCTCCTCAACTCTTTATCCCCAGATGCAAAAGCCCTGGGGATAGTTTttcaggtcaggggtcacccagGGTTTATTATTTGGAAAACATCGTACCCTCTTTACAGGTACAGTGTTATTCAAACAGAAATTAATGTAATCTGtgacacaggtctacatctatCTACATCTTCCCCGTGAGGACTGTACAGTACTTCCCATTCCCAATCAGTACTGTCGAAACAGTCCAAAATTCTATCGTCTCTGGTGTGACAGTTGACATATTGGGTGAATGTGGGGAGAGTGGAAGACAAGGGGGCGTGGTTAAAATCCCCAGAAATGAGAAGGAGCGCTTGGGAGTTGGATGTCTGCAACTGTGGTACAACAGTGAGTAGAAGCTCGCAAGCAGAGGCAGCATCAGCAGACGGCGGGGATGTACATGGTAATGGCAATGACGTGAAAATTCTCTAGGGAGATAAAAAGGACGGATGCTGCCCCCTGTCCGCTCTCACGAGTTTAAAACCATCCAGTATCACATGCGAATCCAGGGTGAGATCATTCAGCCATGTTTCTGTGAGGATAGCAAGGCTACTCTCCCGGTATCTCCGCTGTAGTCTGGTTGAACTCTGGGTTTGTTATATTGAATTCAAAACATATAAAATCAGAGATCTGAGGTTTGATTGAGTGTAAAAGGACATTTCAATTGTAAAGAAACTTTTACTGTATTATTTATTGTAAAATATTATAGTAAAATCCGTAAGTCTTGTTAATAATAATGGGTTAAGTCTAATATTAGAATTCTCTGCAATTTAATGTAAATGTTCTCGGCTTAATATATGTAAATGTGTCATTCAGATTTGATGGATTGATCAGGTGGAAAAGATAACAAACACAAACGACATCAGAGGAATATAAAACGCAAACAGCAGGGAGGTGGGAAATGAAGGGCAAAAGAGgaatttattttaatgtatttatttttttgatttgggCGTCACAATAATAGTTTAAACTGCACAGCAGCAGATGAAGTGTAGGACTGTttgcaacaaaacaaaataccaTAATTTACACATAGCtgactatatatacatatatacaatacatcgttttcaaaaaagtattTGAAAAAGGTTGATTACAACgtgataatacaaataaaattaacaatattaataaataacaaGTATTCTGTTGGAGATGCCAATGCCACAGACGGTACGCTAAGATAATGGACTCATGTTacaattcatccattcatagCCTTGAAGATGAACTTAAGTTTCATGACTTGTTACAAATCTCAATGTAAAAGAAAATTGTGGGATCATAAAGATGTCAAAAAAATCACCGCTTTTCAAGACCAAACTACAAATCGTTGTGTATTTAGTCCGAACATTTTTCATTCCCATAAATCCAGACTCGTGTGTCTGCACTCTTGGTTGTGTGTCACCAAGGTCGTCCATTTTGTCGTTgtcgttgtcgttgttgttgttgttgttgtggtgctgAAGTTGCCTCGGTTGTACCCATCACATTGTCTGTTTGACCTTTTCAAAGTCTTTCTCTGGTGCAGAATAAAAACATCCTCCCAGTCCATCTCAAATGGAGACACCGGGCAACGTAGCAGCAGACTCTAATCCCAGCAGAGGATTCAGAGGTCGGAATCACCACTCCCAGTCAACTCCTAAGCACCACAGTAGCACCTGATGGAGATAGTTTCActagagggagctggagggctggatgtTGCTTGACCTGCAGGATGTGCTTCATTGGAGGAAGCTAGAAGGCTGGATGTGGTGCTGGATGTTGCTttacctgcaggctgtgttcaaacATACAGTTCAACAATATTGTTACACCACTGCATTTAGTCCTTCGGCATTCTATTGCATTTAAAGTAGCACTGTACAAATACACTTTATATAATTTGCCTAATACATTCATTTAATACAAGATGTAACTGTAACATTcaacaatatataatatatatatataataagatataataagataatatatacacAATGACGACAAAGCATTGTATTAGCAAATACAAAGAGACCACCAATAATTGGCTGAACGTACAAGCTcagtagagaggagaggtataGACTGGGTACAAGATGTCCCTTCTCCAACACCTGGGGACATCGCCAGATGATCCAAGACAGTTATAGAGAAGATAAAGTTAGACTATTACAGCAAAAACATGTAGCTGCTTGGTCAATAAAACAGTTTCCTTTTGGACTTAATTGAAACAGCTCTCATCCTTGCTAAGAAATGTATTTTGATTGTTTACGTTCTGCTAATAATTTGGGCCAGCAGTTCAATAGGCCTGCCCTACTTTAACTCTTCTTAATGACTAAATAGATAAACATATGACGAGTCAAACCCTGCTATGTCTGAGGGTACGGTGATAAAGTCAGGAGGTTTAACCCTTAACACAGACAACTCTCTCAGCCTTGTCCAGCCGTGCTCCCTCAAAAGAAGGACCTGGGATTACCTGACCAGATGGTCTCTGGGGAAGCATTGGTACACTTGAGATGCAGACGGGTGTTATATGATGGATTGTTTTTTTCTCCTAAGATTAAAAAGAGTTAAATTAGTAAAGGCTTCTTCTCAATCATATTTGTAAAACCACACATCAGTCCCACATCAAATATAAATGACAGAGAAATAACCTCACCAACTTTCTTGACAAAATCAACTTTAATGAAATGTGTACATTAGTATTTACCTGATGATGACGCTGATGACGATAGCTGAAAGAATAGCTGGAATGATGACTCCTAATGTGATCCCAAGTGTTCTATTGGATCCCTctgaaacagagaaagagaagatcattatttcttcttattatttatcttattatatatatgattttttataattattttcataattaGTGCTCgtttaataataacaaatatcaGCAAGAGGTGCAATATACATTCAAGTAGCTCAATGTTAATCACTACATAGTCAACAATGCTATCGACCCAATTTCTTACGTGACTTTAGTAATCAGCCTATAGTGAAaattgtaaaaaacaaaaaagacaatGTACATTGACATCAAAGTATTGTGAGCCCGATGTCCCTTTCACACCATAGATGGTTTAAGCATCACACAGATTGCTTTTGTATTTTCCCCAAGAGCCTACCTGCAATATGGTCCTTCAGTATCTTCAGTTCAATGTGGGTTACGTCTTCTTCGTCTGCGTACCTGAGAGTACACCTGTACGCCCCTTCACTCTGGGCTGATGAGGTCACATACAGCAGGAGGCTGCCTGATTCAGACAGGTCTCTTACATGCTGCTGCCACTCTGTTTCCACCACCTTCTCTTGTCCTGCTTGTCTTCTGAGGATGGTCTGGTTGTGGTTGAAGGTCCAGGTGATGTCATCGAGCCCCGAGGCGTTACAAGGGAGTAACACCTCACTCTTGGGAACACTTTGCATTGGAGCTGAATTAGATGGACACACGATTTGACAAACAGACATATAAGATATTGTTATGAAATCTGCAGAGATTTTGGACCATGACAACCTTTATCCTATTTTGACCAATGGAGAACGCATATCCCAGACCCATGATGTCAATGGTCCGATTTTCAGCGGAAAATGAATAGACGTTGCAGACAAACATATTTTCTCGATAAAAATATGAAGCAGTACTCTTATGTTAGCTATTTGCGAGGTGGTGATTTCCCCTGATATTGAAACGACTCTCAATTGGATCGCAACAGTTTTAATCAATGCTTTAATACTGACTGTCTATCTGATTTTCAAAGACTTACAGCGTAACCTCAGTGTTGCTTTCCTTCCACtgtgttcattttggactgaGCAGCTGTAGGTCGATTCTGTGTCATTGTAAACAGTCGTTAAGGAGCTGATGTCATAGAGTCCCTTGTCATCGATATGGACCTTGGTTGTGTTCTTTAGGACGGTAGCTGGGCGAGGACTGACGGACCAGGTGAGCTGTGGTCTTGGGTAGATTCCTCCAGACTTACAGGTGACAGTGTTGTTCACTAGCACAATGTCAACTCTAGCAACAGCAGCTGGATCAGGAGCTGCAACGACATGGcaccaaattaaaacaaaaaactaaTAGTAACCATGCCTCATTTGGTTTCCTGCATTTGCATTACTACTGATATCAATGGCGTAGTTAGGTGTTATTGTTAACCAAACCAGGAACGTTACATCAGAAAATATaccaaaatgcacacacaactgACATGGAAACGTTGCAATTTTATTTTGTGGTTGAACAAAACACAGGTCTCAGATTGTAGGGTAATATTTGAAAAGTAAAGCTTGTGAAGTGTAAGTGGACCCTTAACTGAGTTATTGATCTTTGATCCAACTACATATATGCTTTAGATGCATAGAAAAATTACATAACTGCGTAACTACACAACTTTCTGCATCGACTGGTTTTCAGATAGGTTAAATCCTATGCAAAGGTCACATTATGTTTTTGCTGAAACCTGAATATAGGCTACAACTACCCGTCAGTGGGTTGcattataaaaataattgtttaaAATAGGATATGACATCAGGACTTCAGCTCACCTCTCGCCGCCAGGATGACGAAGGTCTCCTGGTTGTTCTGTGAAGTGCTGGCGTAACACAGGTACCtgccctggtcctggaggtTCACCCTGGCCAGACGAAGGGATGCGTTGCCCCCTGAGATCTGGTCATGGAACAGGGAGGTCCTTCCCTTGTAGAGAGGGTCCTGGTGTCCCAGTTGGTCCTGGTCATCGTAGTAGGAGTGGACCTGAACGTTCTTCCCATTAATCTTGTTCCAGTGGAGGATGGTATCACTGTTTGGCTGGAAGCGGCAAGGCAGCACACAGCtgcccccaaacacacagcccacctGGGTGTCTGGAGGTCAGAAGGTACAACCGTGGTTGGATGTTAGAACAGCCAACACTTCTTATTcacttttttggaaaaggcATATGTAACTGTGAGGGAAAGGTGTAACGTTTCAAGTAATAGAGCTAAGCGTTTCTGGTGATTGTGTAAAATGTTGGAAAGATACCAACGGGCGTGAAATACAGGATTGCGCGTGTCCAAGCAGAGCCGCTGCCTAAGCATATTGTTATAGTGATAGCACTGCATAAGTCACTACATGTAAACAATGTGATAAACAGTATATACCAAACTTCCACTTGCACCAaaccactttcactttcacttctaTTTCAGAACAGTACACCTCACTAAACAAAAATGCTTGACTGCTAGTGAATGTAATCTGGCAGGTTTATCCTCTGGTGGAATTTTCTAATGGTTTCTGTATGACTAGAGTTCAAAAATATGAACTGCAGTAATAATATCGTATAATGTACTGCAAAACTATTATATTGTACCGTATGTTTCCGTGATTTGTTGTTGCTAAAAGAGGTACTGAACCCAAAATCGTCATCAAATATTTTTGTTGTTACAAAGCCTCAATATGTCGTGTATATATTCCACACAGTAATCTATTCCATTTGATCACTTTTAGAGAAAATGCTCTGTTTTGCAAGCCTCTGCCAACCAATTTGCCAACCAAAGGATGAGGGGTGTgtcatccccatggttacgacctaAGGAACTTTGCAAGACTTTGTAGTCTGCCCTCATTGtgtatgagcgttataatgagcgatgttggTCATGAAACGCAGCTAAGTGTCTGATGAGTTTAACCCTCTCTCGGTCGTGCTCATCAACTGCTGCTcggacagagctccacacgcccacacacacctcaccaccAGTGTCGGGACGTTAAAGTGTATGCTAAAGGCACTTTGACGTCACAAAAGTATCTACCTGCGTTGGGAAAAGAGTGGAACGGGCACTAAGTGGTTGGCAGAGACCGGCATAAACACAGGATTGATTTTAGGATAAGTTAAAAGGGTTAAGGTTCTACCCCTAGATTTTAAGATTGTCCAAAGAAATGAAGCGTCATCATCATACATAGATCATACATTTAGTCAAGCTTACCTCCCTGAACGAGGACCTCCACCATAAGAAACACGGCTGTGTGGACCAGAACTCTGTTGAGGGCTGTCATCTTGTTCATCCTTTCTGACTATTGAGCCTCAGAGTCAGCTGCAGAGCAGTTCAATCAGAGAGTGGAATGATCCAATGACTCAAGCTGCATTCCTTTTattggggggggaggaggaggcaaggaGAGAAATATGTTGCGTTGCCGGTCCTGCCTTACCTGCGCAGGGGGAATGCATTGACGCCATACCTGATTGTTTAGAGGTTGTCTATCAAATTGTAGGATTCATCTGATAATACCCAGTGGCGGATTTAGCAAATTGGGGGCCCAAGGCGAAGATGTGTAGGGGGCCCGCCTCATCCTATCTTTAAAAgatcttaaaaaaaatgtacagaCTGAATGGTGGATAGGCAGGTAAAACTAATCTACTGTATATAGTGTCCTCAGAATACTCGGAGTAAGGGTAAGCATGTTTGTACTGTCACGTGattctttattattttcttccttCATATCTCGTCAATGAGTCATGTTGTTGGGTTGGATTCTTCTTGTGTTTCTTCCTTCTTATCTTGTTACACCATTCACGATAAAAAGATTATAAGGGGTGTTTTTTAGACACGCAGTAGTCCCACAAAAGTATGCAATTTAACAGTAAATATAAAGACTTTTACAATGATACATTACAGTAGTAATATCATCATTTAAATACTGAATTAGGTAAACTGAATTCTTACTTGTTGTTGTAATTTAGTTTTATACACAACAGCATATTGTGTTGGCTTGTTGACTTGGATTCTGCTCGTGTTTCTTCCTTCTTATCCTGTCAACCCTTTACAGGCAGCTATTCAGAAAGGAGCCAAGGCAAGGTGGCACACAGAGacatgcgcgcgcgcacgcacacacacacaaacattatataAGTGTGGTGAGACGCAGGGGCAGAGCCCTTTGTAATGATCAGGGCCGTCACAGCCAATGGCTTGCGTCTCCACCTTATTTATCCTGAGGTAGTTTTTGTGTCGGGAGGTGCCACAATTTGTCTCCTCGTTACTTCCTGCTACGCCCCTCCAGGCAACTTGCTACCGCGCTTGTGCCTGTTGCTTGCTGGTGCCTGCTGGTGCCCTGCCTTGGTTGGTGATGCGTGCAGGTTGTTGATCGTGTAACAGTCTCGGTGTGGATTCCAACCGAATGGTAACATTCAGCGGTGCGCTGTGAGACGCTGGCTTAAGTAGGAAGTTGCCAACTTCCTGGTACTGCCGATTGTGTCGTTGCCGACTGCTGTTTTTGCCACCCGTTGTTTACCACCAAAGCTGCCCAACTGTCCTGGGCTAGCCTGGAGGATAGCGGCGAAGACGTTAACGACCACTCCTTTTGAACGTGATCTGTCTGTTGACTTGTCATTGTGTGTTTCCACCTGTCCGTGTCGCAActagtgtgtcggtgtgtgtgtgtagagtgtttGTCCTGGGGAAGTGTTTGGTTTAATTTGGGGGATTCTGTTTATGGTTTGTTTTGAGCCCTGCTTCTGTTAAGCCACTGGCAGGAGGCCTTTTTTATAGCTGCGGATAACCAGTGGGCTATCACGCATGTTTAAAATCCTTTTTGGCctggtttgtgtatttgtgttatattttgtttgtttcttattGATTTCCTTTTTGTGAATTACAttttgtgtagttgtgtttattgttttggcatgaaaacccatcaaataagatttgatgggttttcatgccaaaacaaTGACCCTGGGTTCCATTTACGCCAGAATTACACTTTAACTCCTTGGACAttttccacacaaacacactgctcaATCGGTCTCAAACTGTTTAAGACTTGGTCACCCATGACCATATCTTTAAGAGAACTTATCCACCTGATTATTTCTGAAAAAGTCTTCAATACGGGGCTGACGAGGATCTGCGGGGCTGACGTGCAGTGCTGCTCAGCAGCACTGCACAGGGTAGTGAGTGCTCCTATACATTACACCACGACGAAGAGTAGTGGGAGTGGACCTGAAGCTTCTTCCCACTAATCTTGATCCAGTGGAGGATCGTATCACTGTTTGGTTGGGAGCTGCAAGGCAGCACACAGCTCCCCCGAAACAGATCAGAGAATAGGGGGGGTGTTAGAGGCATACTCTTCATTAACTTTAGAAGCAGGTCCATAAGTAATACTCGGATGGAGAATACTGATGGAGATAACTGATAATAAATGACTAGTAAATTACCTTGAATCGCTCATAAAACATGACCTTTAGACCTCTGCAATCTGAGAGAGTCAAAGACGACTATGTCCTTTTAACTAATCCTGACGACGGACCCAGGTTCTCAGACCATCTGAGAACCTGGGTTAAATTCAAATGAGGTAAAAAATGATACGAGAATCTAGTAATTATAGTAAGAAGTGAAAGATTTCAGATTtaatcaatacaatacaaaaaaattgtattttattttattattttcaacatTCTAAGTAAAACCTAAGGGCTATATTTTTTGAAAAAATAGATAGTTTGAGTCCTGGTTCTAGTCCAAATATCAAgcataacaaaccaaacatagAAGAAGTCTTGATATTAGGTTTGCCAGAGACGGTTTAGATCCGGTCCAGCTTACCTCCCTGAACGACGACCAGCCCGGTCAGTAACACGACCGCCTGAATCACAACACTGCCCAGCGCTGTCATTGTCTGTGTCGTCCTCTCTCAGCTGTACCTGTTGTTGGTCTGCTGACAGGACCGGGACACGACAATCTTTAACTGGACTGATTAGACCTCCTGGCTGCCAGTTTAtgactttttattttctttggacTCGTATTTACAACACGAGTTTCGGATACTTTTGCCATTCAAGTAATTTTAAATGTAAACAACTGCACAGCACCAGCCCTGTATGAACGTTTGTGACAAATGAATAGTGGAAAACCATAATTTACATTCATAGTAAATACACGTATTTGAAAATGGTTGATTATGACGTTATAATACAAAAGAAAacaatatttttaaataaaaatagtaGTAATCTGTCAGAGTTGGTTTTGTACCGTCAATGGAAAGTCCAATTCCATTGACGGTACACTAAGATAATGGACGAATGTTACAATTCAGCCATTCATAGCCAAAAGATgaattaaaatgtatatcaatgcaaaataaaatgcTCGGATCATAAGGATGACAAAAACTCAGTGCTTGTCCTGTGACCAAACGagaaaactttgtttttttcatttccatTAATCCAGAGACTTGTGTCTGAGCTCTTGGACGTGTGCTCTGTTGTGCGTCACCAAGGTCGTCCATTTTgtcgttgtcgttgttgttgttgttgtggtgctgAAGTTGCCTCGGTTGTACCCATCACATTGTCCGTCTGACCTTTTCAAAGTCTTTCTCTGGCGCAGAATAAATATATCCTCCCAGTCCATCTCAGATGAAGACACCGGGCAACATAGCAGCAGACTCTAATCCCAGCAGAGGACTCAGAGGTCAGAGTCAGCCCCTACCACTCCCAGTCAACTCCTGCGCCGCAGTAGCACCTGATGgagatagacaggaagagaACGACAAGATATTGTTATGGAATCTGCAGATAGACTGGACCATGACACATTTTTTTCCTAAATTGACCAATGGAAAATGCAAAACCCTGACCATTCCATTGGGATTAGAAACATTGGGATATATTGGTATTAATTCCCGGACTGCAGCTGTAACATGCAATTACCACATCTCACCtgctgcaggctgtgtttcactagAGGGAACTGGAGGGCTGGATGTTGCTAGACCTGCAGGCAGTGTTTCACTGGAGGAAGCTAGAAGGCTGGATGTGGGGCTGGATGTTGCTgtacctgcaggctgtgttcaaacATACAGTTCAACAATATTGTTACACCACTGCATTAAGTCCCTTGTAATGCTACTGCATATAAGGTAGCACTGTACAAACACACTTTATATAATTTGCCTAAGACcttaatataattatttacaagGTGTAATTGTAACAttcaacaataataacaataacaatgacaacATAGCAGTGTATCATCAAATACAAAGAGACCACAAATAATTGGCTGAACGTACAAGCTccgtagagaggagaggtgaggatggGAGACCAGATGTCCTTTCTTCATCAGCTGGGGACATCGGTAGATGAACCAAGACAGCTATAGAGAAGATAAAGTTAAGACGATTACAAGCAAAAATGTGTAGCTGCTTGGTGGATAAAACAGTTTCATATTGGACTAAATTGAAACAGCGCTCATCCTTGCTCAGAAACTGCTTTTTCGgggaaaatgtattttgattGTTTACGGACTGCTAATAATTTGCTGGCCGGATCAAAATGATATATGGGCCGGATGTGGCCCGTGGGCCAGCAGTTAAATAGGCCTGCCCTACTTAAACCCTTCTAAATGACGAATTAGATAGATATACATTTGACGAGTCAAACCCTGCTGTGTCTGAGGGTACGGTGATGAAGTCAGGAGGTTTAACCCTTAACACAGACAACTTCCTCAGTCTTGCCCAGCCGTGCTCCCTCACAAGAAGGACCAGGGTCAATCTGACCAGATGGTCTCTGGGGATGCATGGTTACACTTCAGGAGATGCAGACGGGTGTTATATGATGGTCGAAGTACCGGATTGaaggctttctttttttttcctaagAATAAAAATAGTTATATTATTAATGGCTTCATCTCAATCAtttttgtgatgtcacaaagtcccACATCATGAATAAATGACCCAGAAATAACCTCATCAACTTTCTTGATAAAATCTCAGTGAATGAATGTGGTGTACATTACTATTTACCAGATGATGATGCCGCCGATGATGATAATTGTAAGGAAGACCCCTAATGTGACCCAATAAGTTCTTCTTGTTCTCTCTGAAACAGAGAAGAGAAGTTGATAATTACTtccataatgataataatgacaataataataatcatgcgatttattattattttaatttattattattataataataaaaaaatattaaccaGAGATGCACAGTCAAGTAGCTCAAATCCTTGTCAACAATGTttaaatataatgtataaaCTTTTGGCCTAGTGAAAAAGGTAAatggacatttttattttacgaGTATTGTAAGCCCGATAACGCTTTCCCAACACGGATGGTGTAGCATCTTAAAGATTGCTTTTGTATTTTCACCAAGACCCTACCTTCAACAGGGTCCTCCAGTATCTTCAGTTCAATGTGGGTTACGTCTTCTCCGTCTGCGTACCTGAGAGTACACCTGTACGTCCCTTCACTCTGGGCTGATGAGGTCACATTCAGCAGGAGGCTGCCTGATTCAGACAGGTCTCTTACATGCTGCTGCCACTCTGTTTCCACCACCTTCTCTTGTCCTGCTTGTCTTCTGAGGATGGTCTGGTTGTGGTTGAAGGTCCAGGTGATGTCATCGAGTCCCGAGGCGTTACAAGGGAGTAACACCTCACTCCCGGGAGCACTTTGCATTGGAACTGAtgaacatagacacacaagtGGACAGACGGACATATAAGATATTGTAACGAAATCTGCAGAGATTTTGGACCATGACACCATTTATTCTTATTTGACCAATGGAGAACACAAATCCCAGACCAATGATGTCAATCGTCCAACTTTTCTGCAAATTCTCAGCAGAAACGGAGCAGACGTTGCAGACCAAATACTTTCACGATAGGGTTAGTAAATATGAGGTCAAGCAGTATTCTCTTATGTTAGCTATTAGCGAGTGCGACGGTTTCCCCTTGAATTTCAACCACTCTAAATTGGATCGCAGCAGTTCTATTCAACACTTTAATTCTGACCTGTTTTCATTCTGATTTTCAAAGACTTACGGTGTAACCTTATGGTGGCTTTCCTTGCACTGTGTTCATTGTGGACTAAGCAGCTGTAGGTGG
Proteins encoded in this region:
- the LOC115537784 gene encoding V-set domain-containing T-cell activation inhibitor 1 isoform X4; its protein translation is MRDRNRVLVHTAVFLMLEVLVQGDTQVGCVFGGSCVLPCRFQPNSDTILHWNKINGKNVQVHSYYDDQDQLGHQDPLYKGRTSLFHDQISGGNASLRLARVNLQDQGRYLCYASTSQNNQETFVILAARAPDPAAVARVDIVLVNNTVTCKSGGIYPRPQLTWSVSPRPATVLKNTTKVHIDDKGLYDISSLTTVYNDTESTYSCSVQNEHSGRKATLRLRSPMQSVPKSEVLLPCNASGLDDITWTFNHNQTILRRQAGQEKVVETEWQQHVRDLSESGSLLLYVTSSAQSEGAYRCTLRYADEEDVTHIELKILKDHIAEGSNRTLGITLGVIIPAILSAIVISVIIR
- the LOC115537784 gene encoding V-set domain-containing T-cell activation inhibitor 1 isoform X1, with protein sequence MTALNRVQVHKAVFLMLVVLVQGDTQVGCVFGGSCVLPCRFQPNSDTILHWNKIFKTDRKKLEVHSYYDDQDQLGYQDPLYKGRTSLFHDQISGGNASLRLARVNLQDQGRYLCYASTSLNSQEAFVTLTVRAPDPAAVARVDIVLVNNTVTCKSGGIYPRPQLTWSVSPRPATVLKNTTKVHIDDKGLYDISSLTTVYNDTESTYSCSVQNEHSGRKATLRLRSPMQSVPKSEVLLPCNASGLDDITWTFNHNQTILRRQAGQEKVVETEWQQHVRDLSESGSLLLYVTSSAQSEGAYRCTLRYADEEDVTHIELKILKDHIAEGSNRTLGITLGVIIPAILSAIVISVIIR
- the LOC115537784 gene encoding V-set domain-containing T-cell activation inhibitor 1 isoform X3, with the translated sequence MTALGSVVIQAVVLLTGLVVVQGDTQVGCVFGGSCVLPCRFQPNSDTILHWNKINGKNVQVHSYYDDQDQLGHQDPLYKGRTSLFHDQISGGNASLRLARVNLQDQGRYLCYASTSQNNQETFVILAARAPDPAAVARVDIVLVNNTVTCKSGGIYPRPQLTWSVSPRPATVLKNTTKVHIDDKGLYDISSLTTVYNDTESTYSCSVQNEHSGRKATLRLRSPMQSVPKSEVLLPCNASGLDDITWTFNHNQTILRRQAGQEKVVETEWQQHVRDLSESGSLLLYVTSSAQSEGAYRCTLRYADEEDVTHIELKILKDHIAEGSNRTLGITLGVIIPAILSAIVISVIIR
- the LOC115537784 gene encoding V-set domain-containing T-cell activation inhibitor 1 isoform X2, encoding MNKMTALNRVLVHTAVFLMVEVLVQGDTQVGCVFGGSCVLPCRFQPNSDTILHWNKINGKNVQVHSYYDDQDQLGHQDPLYKGRTSLFHDQISGGNASLRLARVNLQDQGRYLCYASTSQNNQETFVILAARAPDPAAVARVDIVLVNNTVTCKSGGIYPRPQLTWSVSPRPATVLKNTTKVHIDDKGLYDISSLTTVYNDTESTYSCSVQNEHSGRKATLRLRSPMQSVPKSEVLLPCNASGLDDITWTFNHNQTILRRQAGQEKVVETEWQQHVRDLSESGSLLLYVTSSAQSEGAYRCTLRYADEEDVTHIELKILKDHIAEGSNRTLGITLGVIIPAILSAIVISVIIR